In one window of Gossypium hirsutum isolate 1008001.06 chromosome A01, Gossypium_hirsutum_v2.1, whole genome shotgun sequence DNA:
- the LOC107957347 gene encoding uncharacterized protein, translated as MTDHHHRFGQIRSTSQVLRQAAVHFYAHPFTILFLSLLLFSFRCLVESGSLLLTSFIDRDPSFKSLLSRLDLHPSHPHARLHPTRRPFLHLTRVGTLDDDFFSSDDDHPDRSLFGSFPNRPINSTPVILYNFDTRLGFSHSVADNGILLLEIVRHGVKFKTSPFEYERNEGEQQEERVVDFQFVYKGFELGRQDAATLFFLVSFLSFSYGWVILGFTTIYSLILGVLFVTVVNDLIGRFVSFIGAFLDGSKVGLKRLTGFVLMKWAVRDAVTQLLGLWYFGEIEDHYSFFKLFVRLKLMPFSVMSPWIRGFEKEISGFLFTWFLVDTLVAFAFSLAAWIAIVDSRRTGREIIEEGCYLMSTLLNQAIQIKCYEAIAMWVLTYIGGDHFFATVIQAALELYFMVAWLIFYFMVRCREASAAGRRYGRRELEVLVDGLR; from the coding sequence ATGACGGATCACCACCACCGGTTCGGCCAAATCCGATCTACCTCCCAGGTCCTAAGACAAGCCGCCGTGCATTTCTACGCCCACCCTTTCACAATCCTTTTCCTTTCTTTACTCCTCTTCTCTTTCCGTTGTTTAGTTGAATCCGGTTCCCTTCTCCTCACTTCCTTCATCGACCGTGACCCTTCTTTCAAATCCCTTCTTTCCCGCCTCGACCTTCATCCTTCCCACCCCCACGCGCGTCTTCACCCTACTCGCCGTCCTTTCCTTCACCTCACCCGTGTCGGTACTCTCGACGACGACTTCTTTTCTTCCGACGATGATCACCCGGACCGCTCCCTCTTTGGTTCTTTTCCTAACCGCCCCATCAATTCTACGCCGGTTATTCTTTACAACTTTGACACTAGATTGGGATTTTCGCATTCCGTGGCGGATAACGGGATTCTGTTGCTGGAGATTGTTCGTCACGGTGTTAAATTCAAGACTAGCCCCTTTGAATATGAAAGAAATGAAGGGGAACAACAAGAAGAAAGAGTTGTGGATTTTCAGTTCGTGTATAAAGGATTTGAGTTGGGCCGTCAAGATGCAGCGACGCTTTTTTTCCTCGTCAGCTTTTTATCGTTTTCGTATGGGTGGGTGATTCTAGGGTTTACAACGATTTACTCTTTGATTTTGGGTGTTCTTTTTGTTACAGTTGTTAATGACTTGATTGGAAGATTTGTTTCCTTTATTGGGGCTTTTTTGGATGGGTCAAAAGTGGGATTAAAAAGACTCACTGGGTTCGTTTTAATGAAATGGGCGGTAAGAGACGCGGTAACTCAGCTTCTTGGATTATGGTATTTCGGAGAAATTGAGGATCACTACTCGTTTTTCAAGCTTTTTGTTAGGTTAAAGTTGATGCCTTTTTCGGTTATGTCACCGTGGATTAGGGGTTTTGAGAAGGAGATTTCAGGGTTTTTGTTTACGTGGTTCTTGGTGGATACTTTAGTTGCATTCGCTTTCTCTCTAGCTGCTTGGATTGCCATTGTCGATTCGAGAAGAACCGGgagggaaattattgaagaaggTTGTTATTTGATGTCAACACTGTTGAACCAAGCGATACAGATCAAGTGCTATGAAGCTATTGCCATGTGGGTTTTGACTTATATAGGTGGGGATCATTTTTTCGCTACTGTTATTCAGGCTGCTTTGGAGCTGTATTTCATGGTGGCTTGGTTGATATTTTACTTTATGGTGAGGTGTAGGGAAGCTAGTGCAGCGGGTAGAAGGTATGGGAGGAGAGAATTGGAGGTTTTGGTTGATGGACTTAGATGA